The Armatimonadota bacterium genome has a segment encoding these proteins:
- a CDS encoding phage major capsid protein, whose product MLKSVLATTLNKYGRKLYGQIWSSVVLYLWLMEHDRVSAVDGGINIVEDVEISMNDSVDWRNPKSQIPLTEQDPFRQVAWPWATLDGGLPIYGYDERRNRGESRIVDYSQSLINNFTRTMKYKVGCACYSNGTDPLMMQGLDAICSDSNIYPLPNPEQQVPGIDRSKPENAYWRANVFDTTEAWTLDGKTESWDNAYLKACKGDPQDQPDLILCTGAIFNWYNALLLKNERYEDPKLAEAGFRNLMYKNTVVVWDGHCPGPSNSDIHSEYASLAGESTYILNTKYIKLRPDSLCAKKFITKGRHEMENVDADRILQIWEGQMTCTMPNKQVKIANKTAPTS is encoded by the coding sequence ATGTTGAAGTCTGTTTTAGCGACCACTCTCAACAAGTATGGTCGCAAATTGTATGGTCAGATTTGGAGCAGTGTTGTGCTCTATCTCTGGCTTATGGAGCATGATCGCGTTTCTGCGGTCGATGGAGGTATCAACATAGTTGAGGATGTTGAAATCTCTATGAATGACTCCGTTGACTGGAGAAATCCTAAGTCTCAGATACCACTTACTGAGCAGGACCCGTTCAGGCAGGTTGCGTGGCCGTGGGCTACGCTCGATGGTGGTTTGCCTATTTATGGATATGATGAGCGCCGGAACAGGGGCGAGAGTCGCATAGTCGATTATTCTCAGAGCCTGATCAACAACTTCACTCGAACAATGAAGTATAAGGTTGGTTGCGCTTGCTATAGTAATGGCACTGATCCGCTGATGATGCAGGGCCTTGATGCAATCTGCTCGGACTCCAATATCTATCCGTTACCAAATCCTGAACAGCAGGTTCCCGGTATTGACCGCAGCAAGCCCGAGAACGCTTATTGGCGCGCCAATGTTTTCGATACTACAGAGGCGTGGACACTCGACGGCAAGACGGAGAGTTGGGACAATGCGTATTTGAAAGCCTGCAAGGGTGATCCGCAGGATCAGCCGGACTTGATTCTTTGCACCGGCGCAATATTCAACTGGTATAACGCTTTGCTCCTGAAGAATGAGCGTTACGAAGACCCGAAACTTGCTGAGGCTGGTTTCAGGAACCTGATGTATAAGAATACCGTCGTGGTCTGGGATGGTCACTGCCCTGGGCCATCTAACTCCGATATTCACTCCGAGTATGCCTCTCTGGCCGGTGAGTCGACCTACATTCTGAACACCAAGTATATCAAGCTCAGACCTGACAGCTTGTGTGCGAAGAAGTTTATAACTAAGGGCCGTCACGAGATGGAGAACGTAGACGCGGATCGAATCCTTCAGATTTGGGAAGGCCAGATGACCTGCACCATGCCGAACAAGCAGGTCAAGATCGCTAACAAGACTGCTCCGACGAGCTAA